From Bacteroidales bacterium, a single genomic window includes:
- the rimO gene encoding 30S ribosomal protein S12 methylthiotransferase RimO, with product MKAKAKVVTLGCYKNLVDSERLIRQLQLNDIELIAENQTAEHLDIVAINTCGFINDAKEESIETILHYVNLKDRGVVGKIVVFGCLSERYKNELIKEIPEVDNFFGKFAIDDIVKSIDKSTVSEKLYQRTITTPKHYAYLKISEGCNRKCAFCAIPLITGKHKSVEIEDLVKEARFLAEQGTKELILVAQDLNQYGSDLARKTTLYELINRLSDIAEIEWIRLQYLYPQGFPKKLPKLMANNPKICHYVDIPFQHANNVILQKMERHHSYEDNIKIVEMLREAVPDIAIRTTLIVGFPGETNKRFDELVKFVKTVRFERLGAFTYSHEENTPAAKKLKDNISEKVKLQRLEHIMSIQEKISTEINQSKIGTIQRVIIDRKEDNIFIGRTQYDSPEVDNEVLITNSNDTKIKVGDFINVKIVDAHAFDLFATTI from the coding sequence ATGAAAGCAAAAGCAAAAGTAGTTACCTTAGGCTGTTACAAAAACCTTGTTGATAGTGAACGCCTCATACGTCAGTTACAACTTAATGATATTGAACTAATTGCAGAGAATCAAACAGCAGAACATCTTGATATCGTTGCCATAAATACGTGCGGATTTATAAACGATGCTAAAGAGGAGTCAATTGAAACGATACTTCATTACGTGAATTTAAAAGATAGAGGTGTAGTTGGGAAAATAGTTGTTTTCGGCTGTTTAAGTGAACGTTATAAAAACGAACTGATTAAAGAGATTCCAGAGGTTGATAATTTCTTCGGCAAGTTTGCAATTGACGATATAGTTAAAAGCATTGATAAAAGCACTGTATCTGAGAAACTATATCAACGAACTATTACAACCCCAAAACATTACGCATACCTAAAAATTTCAGAAGGGTGTAACAGAAAATGTGCATTTTGTGCTATTCCGCTTATAACGGGAAAACATAAATCGGTGGAAATTGAAGATTTAGTAAAAGAGGCACGTTTTTTAGCAGAACAAGGCACAAAAGAGCTTATTTTGGTAGCACAAGACCTAAACCAATATGGCAGCGATTTAGCTCGTAAAACTACACTTTACGAGCTTATTAATAGACTGTCTGATATCGCTGAAATTGAATGGATTAGATTGCAATATCTATATCCCCAAGGATTCCCAAAAAAACTGCCAAAACTAATGGCTAATAATCCCAAAATTTGCCATTACGTTGATATCCCTTTTCAACATGCCAACAATGTTATACTTCAAAAAATGGAGCGACACCACTCCTACGAGGATAATATCAAAATAGTTGAGATGTTGCGGGAGGCTGTTCCTGATATAGCTATCCGAACAACTTTAATTGTTGGATTTCCTGGCGAAACTAACAAACGTTTCGACGAGTTAGTCAAATTTGTTAAAACCGTTCGTTTTGAGAGACTTGGAGCGTTTACATATTCTCACGAAGAGAATACACCTGCCGCTAAGAAACTGAAAGACAACATATCAGAAAAGGTTAAGTTACAGCGACTTGAACATATTATGAGCATTCAGGAAAAAATATCAACCGAAATAAATCAAAGTAAAATAGGAACAATCCAAAGGGTTATTATTGACAGAAAAGAGGATAATATATTTATTGGGCGCACTCAATACGACTCACCCGAGGTGGACAATGAGGTTTTAATCACAAACTCAAACGATACAAAAATAAAAGTTGGCGATTTTATAAACGTGAAAATTGTTGATGCACACGCTTTCGATCTGTTTGCAACCACTATTTAA